The window ATTTACTGCTTTGAATTTGTTGTACTAcctttttaattgattaatattgATTTCTGTCACTGCAGAGTCTAGGATTTGACCTCATAGTCTATTCACCATATCGACCACTTCAAGGCTTTATCACTGATATGGAGGTTCTTAATTGCAATTatatatgacaaaataaagAGCAAGAGTTATGTATTAAACCGTTTTTTCAATCTGCAGGAGTTTGGTGATGCAAATGAGAGGCAGCCTGAGATTATGAAGGTCCCTTTCTGGTCATACTTGACATGTTAATGATTATTTCTCCTATCGTATGAGCGCTTTTATTCAAAAGTGATTAAAGCATATTCTATTGGTTATATTACATTGACTTTGTTGTAATCCATCCAGTCCAATATAGTATGACATCAGTTGTGTTAATAATGAGTTTATTATTCCAATTAGCATCTCATATACGTGAGTCAAAGGGCAGAAATTCATCATTTTAACATGAATGTCCCTGGTTTCTTTTCCTGTCCTATTTATGTTTCAACACCTAAACCTATTACTTTTTGCTGCAGAATTTTCATGAATCTGCCAAAGCTGAAGTTGATAGAATTATGCGTACAGAAGCTCCCCTTCTATTCCCACCAGGGCAGGTACAATTCAGAATTAAATTCTCTGACTTTCTATAGGTCTCTTAGTGTGTGAGCTTAAGATACAATATCGAATTGGAGAAAGTTGTAGCTCTGCTTTGTCATTGTACAGTCTGTAACTATGTTGCTTGTCGTTGGTTATGAtcacattttcataaatttttaaatccaTTATATTCTTCTGCATTTGCAGCTAGCATTGGCAGCTTTACGAAGATCTTGTGAGTTGCATAAAGCTATCGACTTTGACAGGTACCTGAAAAATGTGCACTATCGGCAGCATCCAGCTCATGGCATTTCAGAGCTCTATCTTAACATGAATGCAATTGATGTGTTGGTAGAGTTTTCCCTTTCTCTGCATTGCATTATCCTAACTGGTAGATATATTCGGCCGCATTCACCTTCTGAGTTGCTTTggatgttattttattttacagaTTAATAAGCTCGAGACCCCTACCTCGAAAGATGTAAAGCACATCGATAGGAAACTTAAATCATGCTTGGATCCAGCTTCACATGAGAAGTACTTATCATAAACTTATCATTTACAAccccatctctctctctctctctcgctcCATGTAAAACATGTTGCTTTGTTTGGCAGGAGCAAGAAACGAAAGCACAGATCAAAGGAGGGTTCGAGTGAAATGCATGTCATGTAAGGATGTTAACTTTTGAGGATAGGCCTTGCACATGTCTTTTCAATTCTGGGAACTGTGGTCTTACCGACAACAGCTGAAGTCGATACACAATGCTAGCGTGAAGTCTAGAGTTGTATTAAGGGAGGAGGGTAGTCCCATTCAAGTATGGgcattcttcaattttcttgtCACCAAATATTGGCTAGCATTCACAACTTTGCATTGAGAAGATGAACATGTGATTTCAggttaaaaatatttgtttttgtgtaCATGTAAAAAAGGTGCATGTATTCCATCAATTTGAATTGCTATAGAAGTATCAAACAGAGTTGAGCGCTTAGCAGTGAAGTCAATACCCATTCTGAATCATTTATAATGATATGATCATATGATATAGGAGCTGGCGAGGCAATCAAacgttaatattttatttttcttgtagtTTCTATTGAATAAGATATCATGATTTACAAAAGGAGTAGTTCATTAAGATTTTACTTTGTGTCCGTCTGTATGTATAAGTACATACATATACAACAAATTATCAAAACTAGTCAAAGTGAATACTGCATTCCCATTTGCACAAGTTGTCaccaattttcatttatattgaTAGAATACATCCAAAAGCATTGTACCATGAGCAGGCAAGTGCCGATTATCTTGATAAATTGTGAAA is drawn from Salvia hispanica cultivar TCC Black 2014 chromosome 6, UniMelb_Shisp_WGS_1.0, whole genome shotgun sequence and contains these coding sequences:
- the LOC125191837 gene encoding cyclin-H1-1 isoform X2: MEVDVDGSFSYAEPQTDAKASADKHSRPKALKIEEEQLLRAFYEFKIQDVCDALTLPHKIQATALIYFKRFYLQWSVMEHHPKNIMLTCIYAACKAEENHVSAEQLGIGIEQDHHMILDNEMLVLQSLGFDLIVYSPYRPLQGFITDMEEFGDANERQPEIMKNFHESAKAEVDRIMRTEAPLLFPPGQLALAALRRSCELHKAIDFDRYLKNVHYRQHPAHGISELYLNMNAIDVLINKLETPTSKDVKHIDRKLKSCLDPASHEKSKKRKHRSKEGSSEMHVM